A window of the Providencia rettgeri genome harbors these coding sequences:
- the shlB_4 gene encoding Hemolysin transporter protein shlB precursor: MYQVRFADGSNTHATLFTAMPAHAGNLLDLRDIEQGLENLQRLPTVQASMDIEPSEAPGESDIVITRQQSKPWRVNAWVDNTGTDDTGKNQAGLMLAWDNPTTLSDLLYVTVSQDTLFSKDKGSTNYSGHYSVPFGYWQLAFTGSHYEYKQTIAGLNSDIEYTGKSESLNAQLSRLLFRNDVAKTTLNYGVTVKETRNFVNNTEIGTQKRRTSSWKLGLDHRQYLGSVVWDSNLSYQRGTRWFGAMPAFEEYRAVGSEDYATALAKIVTFSTSVTTPFTLGEQQFQHRIEYNRQLSSTPLTPQDQFSIGGRWTVRGFDGERTLSADSGWTVKNTLTWQTPIPQQALYIGADYGHVSGHNADWRIGNHLAGGAIGLQGALPWNISYDLSVGTPFSKPDGFQTDNATFAFSLNWAY, encoded by the coding sequence GTGTATCAGGTTCGTTTTGCGGACGGGTCTAATACCCATGCCACCTTATTCACCGCCATGCCCGCGCATGCCGGAAATTTACTGGATTTGCGCGATATTGAGCAGGGGCTGGAAAACCTACAGCGGTTGCCGACGGTACAAGCCTCCATGGACATTGAGCCGAGCGAAGCGCCCGGGGAGAGCGACATTGTCATTACCCGTCAACAAAGTAAGCCGTGGCGCGTCAATGCCTGGGTCGATAATACCGGCACCGATGACACCGGAAAAAATCAAGCGGGATTGATGTTGGCGTGGGATAACCCCACCACATTGAGTGATTTACTGTATGTCACCGTCAGTCAAGATACGCTTTTTTCCAAAGACAAAGGCTCCACCAATTACAGTGGGCACTATTCTGTCCCTTTCGGGTATTGGCAGCTCGCTTTCACGGGGAGTCATTATGAATACAAACAAACCATTGCGGGTCTGAACAGTGATATTGAATACACCGGAAAAAGTGAAAGTCTCAATGCCCAACTGAGCCGATTACTGTTTCGTAATGATGTGGCTAAAACCACCTTAAATTACGGTGTCACGGTTAAAGAGACCCGTAACTTTGTCAATAATACCGAGATTGGGACACAAAAACGGCGTACCAGTAGCTGGAAACTCGGCCTTGACCATCGCCAATATTTAGGCTCGGTAGTTTGGGACTCAAACTTAAGTTATCAGCGCGGAACGCGGTGGTTTGGGGCGATGCCGGCCTTTGAAGAGTATCGTGCGGTGGGCAGCGAAGATTATGCCACGGCATTGGCTAAAATCGTGACCTTTTCCACATCCGTCACCACCCCGTTTACGCTCGGTGAGCAACAGTTTCAACACCGTATTGAGTACAACCGCCAATTGAGCAGTACGCCGCTGACCCCGCAAGACCAATTCAGCATTGGTGGGCGCTGGACGGTACGCGGTTTTGACGGCGAGCGCACATTAAGCGCGGACAGTGGCTGGACAGTGAAAAATACCCTGACCTGGCAAACCCCAATACCCCAGCAAGCCCTGTACATCGGTGCAGATTATGGGCATGTCAGTGGTCATAACGCTGATTGGCGCATCGGTAATCACTTGGCCGGCGGCGCTATCGGTCTGCAAGGGGCTCTGCCTTGGAACATCAGCTACGACCTTTCTGTGGGAACCCCTTTTTCAAAACCCGATGGGTTTCAGACCGACAATGCCACCTTTGCGTTTAGCCTGAACTGGGCTTACTAA
- a CDS encoding POTRA domain, ShlB-type: MLAFTQTELISNLLTKIMKKHKTRRKCGLISLFGSSLFCVMASPVAFAVVSGDELFQRQTQQQDALQQQFEAKAPDVRLQHPVDKSDSAQFPVESPCFDITRVEVGGAEAFPRWVPLQRLADKAQGQCLGVQGINQLMGQLQNRLVLHGWGDRARISARARFNDWHTQTSSYPRQSVSGSFCGRV, from the coding sequence ATGTTAGCATTTACACAAACTGAACTTATCTCAAACTTACTGACAAAAATCATGAAAAAACACAAAACTCGTCGAAAGTGTGGGTTAATCTCCTTATTCGGTTCATCGCTTTTTTGTGTGATGGCTTCGCCTGTCGCGTTTGCCGTGGTCAGTGGTGATGAATTATTTCAGCGTCAAACGCAGCAACAAGACGCCTTACAGCAACAATTTGAGGCGAAAGCCCCCGATGTGCGCTTACAGCACCCTGTCGATAAGTCTGATAGCGCCCAATTTCCGGTCGAATCCCCGTGTTTTGACATCACTCGCGTTGAGGTTGGAGGGGCTGAAGCCTTTCCTCGCTGGGTGCCCTTACAGAGATTAGCTGATAAAGCGCAAGGTCAGTGTTTGGGCGTGCAGGGCATTAACCAGCTGATGGGGCAACTGCAAAATCGTTTAGTGCTCCATGGTTGGGGTGACCGCGCGCGTATTAGCGCCAGAGCAAGATTTAACGACTGGCACACTCAAACTTCGAGTTATCCCCGGCAAAGTGTATCAGGTTCGTTTTGCGGACGGGTCTAA
- the ail_2 gene encoding Attachment invasion locus protein precursor, which yields MNKITQGMMAAIVAGCFMGNVAQADNHTVSIGYAQSKVQDFKNIRGVNVQYRYEWDSPISVLGSFSYMKGDKSWSFTDYADDYYHQKIDVKSYSLLAGPAYRINDIVSLYGLLGLSHTKAKGDYQWVNSVGGNTATGHEEGHVSKNSTNFAYGAGVIINPMENIAVNIGYEGTQADMDGHKLMNGFNIGVGYRF from the coding sequence ATGAATAAAATAACGCAAGGCATGATGGCGGCAATTGTGGCTGGTTGCTTTATGGGCAATGTGGCACAAGCTGACAATCACACCGTCTCGATAGGTTATGCACAAAGTAAAGTGCAAGATTTTAAGAATATTCGAGGTGTGAATGTGCAGTACCGCTATGAATGGGATTCACCGATTAGCGTGCTAGGGTCGTTTTCTTATATGAAAGGCGATAAAAGTTGGAGTTTTACAGACTATGCAGATGATTATTACCATCAAAAAATCGATGTAAAAAGTTATTCATTACTCGCAGGACCTGCCTATCGCATTAATGATATTGTAAGCCTTTATGGATTATTAGGGTTAAGTCATACCAAGGCAAAGGGAGATTACCAGTGGGTTAACAGTGTTGGTGGGAATACTGCGACAGGTCATGAAGAAGGTCATGTCAGTAAAAATTCAACCAATTTTGCCTATGGTGCGGGTGTGATTATTAATCCAATGGAGAATATTGCGGTAAATATTGGGTACGAAGGAACACAAGCGGATATGGATGGCCATAAGTTGATGAATGGTTTTAACATTGGTGTCGGTTACCGTTTTTAG
- a CDS encoding addiction module toxin, RelE/StbE family, whose translation MVWTISYSERALKSLRKMDKQNARRIVDFMDLRIAALDDPRLSGKPLKGELGEFWRYRVGDYRILCEIRDDELVILAATIGHRKEVYD comes from the coding sequence TTGGTCTGGACGATTAGTTATTCTGAACGGGCGTTAAAGTCTCTACGAAAAATGGATAAACAAAACGCCCGTCGCATTGTCGATTTTATGGATTTACGCATTGCCGCTTTAGATGATCCTCGCTTGTCAGGCAAACCATTAAAAGGTGAATTGGGTGAGTTCTGGCGTTATAGAGTCGGTGACTATCGGATACTATGTGAGATAAGGGATGATGAACTTGTTATTCTTGCTGCTACTATCGGTCACCGTAAAGAAGTTTATGATTAA
- the pinR_2 gene encoding Putative DNA-invertase from lambdoid prophage Rac, whose protein sequence is MSRVFAYCRVSTLEQNTENQRREIEAAGFKVEAYRIIEEHISGSVAASDRPGFSRLLDRMENGDVLIVTKLDRLGRNAIDIRKTVEKLSELNIRVHCLALGGVDLTSPAGKMTMQVISAVAEFERDLLVERTHAGIARAKSAGKRFGRPPTLSDEQKQAVIERIQNGASISAIAREFDTTRQTILRVKAKMY, encoded by the coding sequence ATGTCACGAGTTTTTGCTTATTGCCGTGTATCAACACTGGAACAAAACACAGAAAACCAAAGAAGAGAAATTGAAGCGGCCGGATTTAAAGTGGAAGCGTATCGAATCATTGAAGAACACATCAGTGGTTCTGTTGCTGCAAGTGACCGACCTGGATTTTCACGCTTGCTGGATAGAATGGAAAATGGTGACGTTCTGATTGTGACTAAACTGGATCGCTTGGGGCGTAATGCGATTGATATTCGCAAAACTGTCGAAAAGCTATCAGAGCTGAATATTCGGGTTCATTGTCTGGCTTTAGGCGGCGTTGACCTAACAAGCCCCGCAGGAAAAATGACGATGCAGGTGATTTCAGCTGTAGCTGAATTTGAGCGAGACTTGTTAGTTGAGCGGACTCATGCAGGTATTGCGAGGGCGAAAAGTGCGGGGAAGCGCTTTGGTCGGCCCCCGACTCTTAGCGATGAGCAAAAACAAGCTGTGATAGAACGTATTCAAAATGGCGCTAGCATTAGTGCAATTGCGAGAGAATTTGATACGACACGGCAGACTATACTTAGAGTGAAAGCAAAGATGTATTAA
- the bin3_3 gene encoding Putative transposon Tn552 DNA-invertase bin3, with product MYSAPMKTNIRIYGYLRASTHEQDASRVKNELLKFAEGMGLQIACWFEENESGAQLHRPELFRLLNVAMPGDIILVEQVDRISRLNTDDWEKLKYLIGHKGLKVVSLDLPTSYQFMSRTDEFTERMLAALNSMMLDMLAAVARKDYEDRRRRQAQGVQKAKREGKYKGRPVNKILHQKIEGLLMEKKSYSQIENLIGCSRHTISKVSKLMKIVQ from the coding sequence ATGTATAGTGCACCGATGAAGACAAATATAAGAATTTATGGATATCTACGTGCTTCTACGCATGAACAAGATGCGTCAAGAGTAAAAAATGAACTGTTGAAATTTGCTGAAGGAATGGGGCTACAAATTGCCTGCTGGTTTGAAGAAAATGAGTCAGGCGCTCAGCTTCACCGACCTGAACTCTTTCGCTTACTCAATGTGGCTATGCCCGGAGATATTATTTTAGTTGAACAAGTGGATAGAATTAGCCGCTTGAATACCGATGACTGGGAAAAATTAAAATATCTCATTGGACATAAAGGGTTAAAGGTCGTTTCTTTAGATCTGCCAACCAGTTACCAGTTTATGAGTCGCACCGATGAATTTACAGAACGAATGCTTGCAGCCCTTAACAGTATGATGTTAGACATGCTGGCAGCGGTTGCAAGAAAGGATTACGAAGATAGACGGCGTCGTCAAGCGCAAGGAGTGCAAAAAGCCAAACGAGAAGGGAAGTATAAAGGCCGTCCGGTCAATAAGATATTACACCAAAAAATTGAAGGTCTTCTAATGGAGAAAAAAAGCTATAGCCAAATAGAAAACCTGATAGGTTGTTCGCGGCATACTATTTCGAAAGTATCAAAATTGATGAAAATAGTACAATAA
- the betP_4 gene encoding Glycine betaine transporter BetP yields MSSSPQKSQTWGKINPPVFFVSAFIILCVVAIAAIFPQRSEILLKTLQAQLFENASWFYILAVALILLTVAYLGLSRFGQIKLGPDHAQPQFSYLSWFAMLFSAGMGIGLMFFGVAEPVMHYLAPPVGDPQTVQAAREAMEITFFHWGLHAWAIYAIVALILAFFSYRHGLPLTLRSALYPIIGERIYGPMGHAVDIFAVVGTVFGVATSLGFGVLQVNAGLAHLFGFPVSPTMQVILIVVITGLATLSVVSGLDKGIRILSELNLSLAGLLLLLIGILGPTVLLLKSFVQNTGAYLSDIINKTFNLYAYEPQSSEWLGGWTLLYWGWWLSWSPFVGMFIARISRGRTIREFVTGVLFVPAGFTLLWMTFFGNSAIHLIRDNGAEMLAQVVQKDVALALFEFLNYFPFSSVLSFVAMLMVIVFFVTSADSGAMVVDTLASGGEIHTPVWQRIFWAFLMGAVAITLLLAGGLTALQTMTIATALPFAIILLIAIVGLLKALRIDVYKKDSQQLATLAPNTGRGGLSWERRLRKIAFFPKRNQVKRFMTEVIEPAMQSVVTELEKQGTEAAIHNEKDDRVTLEVQFGENLNFLYEIRLRDYLTPSFALVGMDDDENNESQKYYRAEVYLKEGGQDYDIMGWSEAQIIHDILDQYEKHIHFIHIVDKS; encoded by the coding sequence ATGTCATCATCACCACAAAAGTCTCAAACGTGGGGGAAGATAAATCCGCCCGTTTTCTTTGTTTCCGCTTTTATTATTTTATGTGTCGTTGCAATAGCCGCTATTTTTCCTCAACGTTCTGAAATTTTGTTAAAAACCCTACAAGCTCAACTTTTTGAGAATGCCAGTTGGTTTTATATTCTGGCCGTCGCATTGATTTTATTGACCGTCGCCTATTTAGGGCTCTCTCGATTTGGCCAAATCAAACTCGGTCCAGATCATGCTCAACCGCAATTTAGTTATCTTTCCTGGTTCGCTATGTTGTTTTCTGCCGGAATGGGCATTGGACTGATGTTTTTCGGGGTCGCAGAACCCGTGATGCACTATCTTGCTCCCCCCGTTGGAGATCCTCAAACTGTTCAAGCTGCAAGAGAAGCAATGGAAATTACATTTTTCCATTGGGGCTTACATGCCTGGGCGATTTATGCCATTGTCGCCTTAATTCTCGCTTTTTTTAGTTATCGACATGGCTTACCGCTTACATTGCGTTCAGCTCTCTATCCCATCATTGGTGAACGTATCTATGGCCCAATGGGACATGCCGTTGATATTTTTGCTGTTGTTGGCACCGTTTTTGGCGTTGCAACTTCGCTTGGATTTGGTGTTTTGCAAGTCAACGCAGGATTAGCGCACTTATTCGGTTTTCCTGTTAGTCCAACGATGCAAGTAATTTTGATCGTTGTGATCACAGGATTAGCGACGTTATCAGTCGTCAGTGGTTTAGATAAAGGTATACGAATTCTTTCTGAACTCAACCTCAGTTTAGCGGGTTTATTATTATTATTAATTGGGATTTTAGGTCCAACAGTACTGTTACTTAAATCTTTTGTGCAAAATACCGGGGCTTATCTTTCAGATATCATCAATAAAACCTTCAATCTTTATGCCTATGAACCGCAATCGAGTGAATGGTTAGGGGGATGGACATTATTGTATTGGGGATGGTGGCTTTCATGGTCCCCTTTTGTGGGCATGTTTATTGCGAGGATCTCTCGGGGTCGTACTATTCGTGAGTTTGTTACAGGTGTTTTGTTTGTTCCTGCTGGGTTTACACTGCTTTGGATGACTTTTTTTGGAAATAGTGCCATCCATTTGATCCGTGATAATGGCGCAGAAATGTTGGCACAAGTCGTCCAAAAAGATGTTGCTCTCGCCTTATTTGAATTTTTAAATTACTTTCCGTTTTCATCTGTTCTTTCTTTTGTCGCTATGTTGATGGTCATTGTTTTTTTTGTGACATCTGCGGATTCTGGGGCGATGGTTGTCGATACGTTAGCCTCGGGTGGTGAAATACACACACCCGTTTGGCAACGTATTTTTTGGGCCTTTTTGATGGGAGCCGTTGCAATCACACTTTTATTGGCCGGCGGATTAACAGCATTGCAAACCATGACGATAGCGACCGCGTTACCCTTTGCGATTATTTTATTGATTGCTATCGTCGGATTGCTAAAAGCTTTACGGATTGATGTGTATAAAAAAGACAGTCAACAGCTTGCTACTTTAGCACCGAATACCGGACGTGGGGGGTTATCATGGGAGCGTCGATTACGTAAAATAGCGTTCTTTCCTAAACGTAATCAGGTTAAACGTTTCATGACGGAAGTGATTGAGCCGGCTATGCAGTCAGTCGTCACTGAGTTGGAAAAGCAGGGGACCGAGGCCGCTATCCATAATGAGAAAGACGATAGGGTGACTCTTGAAGTACAATTTGGTGAGAACCTCAATTTTCTCTATGAAATACGATTACGAGACTATTTGACGCCTTCTTTTGCATTAGTGGGTATGGATGATGATGAAAATAATGAGTCTCAGAAATATTACCGTGCTGAAGTTTATTTAAAGGAAGGTGGGCAAGACTACGATATTATGGGATGGAGTGAAGCGCAGATTATTCATGATATCCTCGATCAATATGAAAAACACATTCATTTTATTCATATTGTCGATAAATCGTAG
- a CDS encoding Universal stress protein family has protein sequence MAADIIQKNCVIGCIDRSSSAIAVCHASAWIAQTLDLPLTLLHMNEKISTSAHHDLSGIIGFDTRETLLNELVDIEEKRARLTREEGRQLLMSAKKITQDLGLHDVNTLQRQGTLAEVLNQEDTHIVVLGRRGEQSELTGHIGRQLEGIIRLQKNSVLICKRNFIPPKKMMIAFDGSEEGERIIHRLTQVKLLAGSDCYLVMYGNQDCQLKKAQNQLHQAGIQVKVNLLEGGDSLVDELCNFAVQHHIDLIIMGAFGHSRLRQFFTGSHTTEMIHKTPVSLLIIR, from the coding sequence ATGGCAGCAGATATCATTCAAAAAAATTGTGTAATTGGGTGTATTGATCGTTCGTCTTCGGCAATTGCTGTTTGCCACGCCAGTGCTTGGATAGCCCAAACACTCGACTTACCACTGACACTGTTACACATGAATGAAAAAATCTCGACATCAGCACACCATGATTTAAGTGGGATCATCGGATTTGATACCCGAGAAACTTTATTGAATGAACTCGTGGATATTGAGGAAAAGCGAGCGCGTTTAACCCGAGAGGAAGGCCGACAATTATTGATGAGTGCAAAAAAAATCACTCAAGATTTAGGTCTTCATGATGTTAATACACTTCAGCGACAAGGAACGTTAGCCGAAGTACTAAATCAAGAAGATACCCATATTGTTGTACTCGGTCGTCGAGGCGAGCAATCTGAGTTAACGGGTCATATTGGCCGTCAACTCGAAGGCATTATTAGACTTCAAAAAAACTCAGTGCTTATCTGTAAGCGAAACTTTATCCCACCGAAAAAGATGATGATTGCATTTGATGGCAGTGAGGAAGGTGAACGAATCATTCATCGGTTAACACAAGTGAAATTATTAGCCGGTAGTGATTGCTATCTGGTGATGTACGGTAACCAAGACTGTCAGCTCAAAAAAGCACAAAACCAACTTCATCAAGCCGGTATTCAGGTGAAAGTCAATTTACTTGAGGGTGGTGATAGTCTCGTTGATGAGTTGTGTAACTTTGCAGTACAACACCATATTGATTTGATCATCATGGGGGCTTTTGGTCATTCGCGATTGAGGCAATTTTTTACCGGAAGTCATACGACAGAGATGATACATAAAACGCCCGTGTCATTACTCATCATTCGTTAG
- the ychM_2 gene encoding Putative sulfate transporter ychM: MLLSSSRQHWLGNIRGDVLAGIVVALALIPEAIAFSIIAGVDPKVGLYAAFSIAVIIAFIGGRPGMISSATGAMALLMVVLVKEHGLQYLLAATVLTGIFQVIAGYLKLGNLMRFVSRSVVTGFVNALAILIFLAQLPELTHVSWHVYAMTAAGLGIIYLFPFINKTIPSPLVCIVVLTVISIGLGLDIRTVGDMGALPDSLPIFLLPDVPINVETLIIILPYSLALAVVGLLESMMTATIVDDLTDTTSDKNRECKGQGIANIATAFIGGMAGCAMIGQSIINIKSGGRGRLSTLVAGVVLLLMVVFLNDWVSKIPMAALVAVMIMVSIGTFSWQSLADIRVHPLSTSVVMIATVIVVVWTHNLAYGVLVGVLIAALNFANKVARYMTVTSTLDKKVRHYGVRGQIFFATSERFVNAFDFKEDIDKAIIDVNQAHFWDITSVNALDKVVIKFRREGIDVEIKGMNEATATLVDKFGIHDDPKKIEKFMGGH, translated from the coding sequence ATGCTGTTGTCCTCCTCTCGTCAGCACTGGCTAGGTAACATCCGTGGGGATGTGCTTGCCGGTATTGTTGTTGCTTTAGCGTTAATTCCTGAAGCAATCGCTTTTTCAATTATTGCCGGCGTCGACCCTAAAGTGGGGTTATACGCAGCATTTTCTATTGCGGTAATTATTGCTTTTATCGGAGGACGCCCCGGTATGATTTCCTCCGCAACGGGAGCAATGGCACTTTTAATGGTCGTTCTTGTGAAAGAACATGGCCTTCAGTATCTATTAGCCGCGACGGTTTTAACCGGGATATTTCAAGTTATCGCAGGATATTTAAAGCTCGGTAATTTAATGCGGTTTGTTTCACGCTCTGTCGTAACAGGGTTTGTTAATGCGTTAGCTATCTTGATTTTTTTAGCCCAACTTCCTGAGTTAACCCATGTGAGTTGGCATGTTTATGCGATGACCGCGGCAGGCTTAGGGATTATCTATCTGTTTCCATTCATCAATAAGACCATTCCTTCACCATTAGTGTGTATCGTTGTATTAACGGTCATTTCAATAGGCCTTGGCCTTGATATCCGCACCGTCGGGGATATGGGGGCTTTACCCGATAGCTTACCTATTTTCCTTTTACCCGATGTGCCAATAAACGTAGAAACACTCATTATCATACTACCTTATTCGCTCGCTCTTGCGGTTGTTGGGTTACTTGAGTCGATGATGACCGCAACGATTGTGGATGATTTGACCGATACAACCAGTGATAAAAATCGAGAATGTAAAGGGCAAGGTATTGCTAATATTGCCACCGCTTTTATTGGCGGGATGGCTGGATGTGCGATGATTGGTCAATCCATCATCAATATTAAATCGGGTGGTAGAGGTCGATTATCGACACTGGTTGCAGGCGTTGTTTTATTGCTAATGGTAGTTTTTCTTAATGATTGGGTATCAAAAATTCCAATGGCGGCCTTAGTTGCTGTGATGATTATGGTATCAATTGGAACCTTTTCTTGGCAATCCCTTGCTGATATACGTGTTCATCCGCTATCAACCAGCGTTGTTATGATAGCCACCGTCATTGTTGTCGTTTGGACCCATAATCTGGCTTATGGGGTACTTGTCGGAGTGCTCATTGCAGCGCTTAATTTTGCCAATAAAGTGGCGAGATACATGACAGTTACATCAACGCTAGATAAAAAAGTGCGCCATTATGGAGTTCGGGGGCAAATTTTCTTTGCCACATCAGAACGCTTTGTTAATGCTTTTGATTTTAAAGAAGACATTGATAAAGCGATTATCGATGTGAATCAAGCTCATTTTTGGGATATCACCTCCGTCAATGCGTTAGATAAAGTGGTGATTAAGTTTAGACGCGAAGGCATTGATGTTGAAATTAAAGGGATGAATGAAGCCACTGCAACATTGGTTGATAAATTTGGTATTCATGACGACCCGAAAAAAATTGAAAAATTCATGGGAGGTCATTAA
- the arsC_2 gene encoding Arsenate reductase, whose translation MKITVRVLLRKNGERYEQLALENDIYTDDQLIDFMLRYPILINRPIVVTPIGTKLCRPSEVVLEILPHPQQREFIKEDGELIIDKQGVRVK comes from the coding sequence ATGAAAATTACGGTAAGGGTGTTATTACGAAAAAATGGTGAACGGTATGAACAATTAGCCTTAGAAAATGATATTTATACCGATGACCAACTCATTGATTTTATGTTGCGGTACCCAATACTGATTAATAGACCCATTGTTGTTACGCCAATAGGAACTAAACTTTGCCGACCTTCAGAAGTCGTATTAGAGATATTACCTCATCCGCAACAGCGTGAGTTTATCAAAGAAGATGGCGAGCTTATTATAGACAAACAAGGTGTCAGAGTTAAGTAA
- a CDS encoding Putative transposase, YhgA-like, which yields MKPKHTPTAHDAAFKGFMTQVDSAKDFFDIHLPEHIKALCDFSTLALTNSSFIDKQLRSRLSDVLYSVQTTEGEGYIYLLVEHQSTPDKLMAWRLMHYAFLAMNQHLQQGHKTLPLVVPVLFYHGGRSPYPYSQLWTDCFPLPDMANELYTQPFPLVDVTVIDDNELVNHRKVAVMELAMKHKYLRDEFDTIIPLLAQALNQQYNSDNDIITILNYLFIALDSPNFEHIVQQLSEQADKHQEVIVNIAQRLQDKGEKIGWEKGLEKGIEQGIEKGMREAKVTMARSLLKNGVSLDLIIESTGLSREELISLQ from the coding sequence ATGAAACCTAAGCACACGCCGACGGCACATGATGCGGCTTTTAAAGGGTTTATGACGCAGGTTGACAGCGCAAAAGATTTTTTTGACATTCATCTACCTGAGCATATTAAAGCGTTGTGTGATTTCAGTACGTTGGCACTCACAAATTCCTCGTTTATCGACAAACAGTTGCGATCTCGATTATCCGATGTGCTCTATTCGGTGCAAACCACCGAAGGTGAAGGGTATATTTACCTTCTCGTCGAGCACCAGTCGACACCCGATAAACTCATGGCCTGGCGGTTGATGCACTATGCTTTCTTGGCCATGAATCAGCACCTTCAGCAAGGTCATAAAACGTTACCGCTAGTCGTGCCAGTGTTGTTTTATCACGGTGGCCGTTCACCCTACCCCTATTCTCAATTGTGGACCGATTGTTTTCCATTACCGGATATGGCTAATGAATTATATACCCAGCCGTTCCCGTTGGTTGATGTAACGGTGATTGATGATAATGAGTTGGTGAATCATCGCAAAGTGGCCGTGATGGAGCTGGCGATGAAGCACAAATATTTGCGAGATGAATTTGACACGATTATCCCCCTATTGGCACAAGCGCTCAATCAACAGTATAATAGTGATAACGACATCATCACTATCCTCAATTACCTGTTCATTGCACTGGACTCCCCCAACTTTGAACATATTGTCCAGCAATTGAGTGAACAGGCAGATAAACATCAGGAGGTCATCGTGAATATCGCACAACGCTTACAAGATAAAGGCGAGAAAATCGGCTGGGAAAAAGGCCTAGAGAAAGGCATTGAGCAAGGTATTGAGAAAGGCATGCGAGAGGCTAAAGTTACAATGGCTCGTAGCTTGCTCAAGAACGGTGTTAGCCTTGATCTTATCATTGAAAGTACCGGTTTAAGCCGCGAAGAGCTCATTTCCCTTCAGTAG
- the aseR_2 gene encoding HTH-type transcriptional repressor AseR, with translation MLQFTPLQLFKNLSDETRLSIVLLLREMGELCVCDLGMALEQSQPKISRHLAMLRESGILQDRKQGKWVHYRLSPHIPSWAAQIIEQAWLSQQDDVQTIARKLASVNCSGSGKAVCI, from the coding sequence ATGTTGCAATTCACACCACTTCAGCTATTTAAAAATCTCTCTGATGAAACTCGCCTGAGTATTGTATTGCTACTCCGAGAGATGGGAGAACTTTGTGTTTGTGATCTCGGTATGGCGTTAGAACAGTCACAGCCGAAGATATCCCGTCATCTGGCAATGCTAAGGGAAAGTGGAATTCTTCAGGACCGTAAACAGGGGAAATGGGTTCACTACCGCTTATCACCACATATTCCTTCATGGGCTGCTCAGATTATTGAACAGGCCTGGTTAAGCCAACAGGACGATGTTCAGACCATCGCCCGTAAGCTGGCTTCAGTCAACTGCTCTGGCAGCGGTAAGGCTGTTTGTATCTAA
- the arsD gene encoding Arsenical resistance operon trans-acting repressor ArsD: MKTLTVFDPAMCCSTGVCGTDVDQALVDFSADVQWLKQRGVQVDRFNLAQQPMSFVQNEKVKAFIEASGVEGLPLLLLDGETVMAGRYPKRTELARWFGIPLEKVGLAPSGCCGGNTYCC, encoded by the coding sequence ATGAAAACGTTAACTGTATTTGACCCTGCGATGTGTTGCAGCACCGGCGTCTGTGGTACTGATGTTGATCAGGCACTGGTTGATTTTTCTGCGGATGTCCAGTGGCTGAAACAACGTGGTGTTCAGGTCGATCGTTTTAATCTGGCACAGCAACCGATGAGCTTTGTCCAGAACGAGAAAGTTAAAGCATTTATTGAGGCTTCAGGTGTGGAAGGGCTGCCACTACTGTTGTTGGATGGTGAAACGGTGATGGCCGGGCGTTATCCGAAACGAACTGAACTTGCACGGTGGTTTGGAATTCCGCTGGAGAAAGTAGGATTAGCGCCTTCAGGCTGCTGCGGTGGTAATACTTATTGTTGTTAA